The Takifugu flavidus isolate HTHZ2018 chromosome 21, ASM371156v2, whole genome shotgun sequence genome has a window encoding:
- the fam135b gene encoding protein FAM135B isoform X1 has product MLRHEGEGDYFLSLVEEDLLNCSAGGGDEWDHIMSEVQGTLEFSVELHKFHNVDLFQRGFYQIRAGLKVSPRVPHRLMVTTHDNAEECSFSSPGVYDGAVFSRIFQILYRNEEITVNDCMIFKVHLLLDGERMEEALSEVDFQLKLDLHFTESEQQLAELATVPLISSRTLSLHFHPRRGLHHHVPVMFDYFHLSVISVSIHASLVALHQPLISFARSGKGSWLGKGSPESAADPSAMTVDNLVFGAGYCKPVISEGSFYVPSENCLQRAHTWHRRLCRLLLVAHRGLHTYHTALMKEIPQLLQAPLESEALPVDETLNQLTAALQLQEDHEKVAEQISRDVSQLCTQLAALWSRFLEAALLNPHILSYLAQEHHTLRVRRFSEAYFFTEHPKEISLTFQEELINRHGQIAAEVRSSDYLTKMPPLPVECLDIDGDWTSLPIIFEDRYVECPQTDWMSHVPISDGQTGSEPVLPPDRNQDAKSPAVPQGPSDNEECIDLPTYVSLIAEQSRTSSDIGTTGAGPSEVPNLKEPEKLERVADQNCNGHLSESNRTEVKEDATGDSSRREASAKAAPLDHCTNEANEDVPLLGLPAACLHPPTSPLVCDPQRENARRGGLPGCKGMKRSSSVISDSGIESEPSSVAWPLDAALRAQPPQDFSSELEIRQQVESRRPVHRTSLEGLQMESNGSLPSAGIQASLTSISSLPYEEDQQQRQLSKLTKSVSAPQISSPEDAADDRVLLNHDTNGKSFTQHQDSCNISCSLPNDDFDPPSFADSGSTTRRVVNDAAASEMPAPSQDRPEAPDSALRLSGASEVPLLLESTESPHVKEGAIIGSRGENMSQQTRTSGASSPVERVHFVETEAAPCSRGNNPHVRKSSSEAGDESQGFQQTEPPHEQGHLDTSRPPLELSEVECPGDPPNRTTSTTERPCDLTGLVLDDRTPPADLNGVSASEKEPLDCQAKPSKIPNSGLAFVNKKMVEMVNMSVSCAPTCLPFSSVLRDSPSISGLSPRQATSPITHQPLGSFGIISSSSLSPLNMDDATNERMLNFYKAKEELFKQLSFQAGLYSDLPLLASDFPYFPPEEDDEEFDDGIHLVVCVHGLDGNSADLRLVKTFIELGLPGSRLDFLMSERNQTDTFADFDTMTDRLLDEIIQHIQLYNLTIGRMSFIGHSLGNIIIRSVLTRPRFRCYLPKLHTFLSLSGPHLGTLYNNSALVSTGLWLMQKLKKSGSLLQLTFRDHVDPRKTFLYHLSQKPGLQFFKNVVLVASPQDRYVPFHSARIEMCKTALKDRTTGPVYTEMINNLLQPLVEARECRLIRQNVFHALPNTANTLIGRAAHIAVLDSELFLEKFFLVAGLNYFK; this is encoded by the exons ATGCTTCGCCATGAGGGTGAAGGGGATTATTTTTTGAGCTTAGTGGAGGAAGATCTGCTGAACTGTTCTGCTGGGGGAG GTGATGAGTGGGATCATATCATGTCTGAAGTACAGGGAACACTGGAGTTTTCTGTGGAGTTGCACAAGTTTCACAATGTGGATCTCTTTCAGCGCGG GTTCTACCAGATCCGGGCAGGACTGAAGGTTTCGCCTCGGGTGCCTCACAGGTTGATGGTGACAACTCATGACAACGCAG AGGAATGCAGCTTCAGCTCGCCGGGGGTTTACGACGGCGCCGTCTTCAGCCGGATATTTCAGATCCTCTACAGAAACGAGGAAATCACGGTCAACGACTGCATGATCTTCAAAGTCCACCTGCTGCTCGATGGAGAAAGG ATGGAGGAGGCGCTGAGCGAAGTGGACTTTCAGCTGAAGCTGGACCTTCATTTCActgagagcgagcagca GCTGGCAGAGTTAGCAACTGTTCCTCTGATCAGCAGCCGGACCCTCAGCCTCCACTTCCACCCCCGGAGAGGCCTCCACCACCATGTCCCGGTCATGTTTGACTACTTCCACCTGTCTGTTATTTCTGTCTCCATACATGCCTCACTGGTTGCCTTACACCAGCCGCTAATCAG CTTTGCACGAAGCGGGAAGGGCTCCTGGCTGGGAAAGGGCTCGCCGGAGAGCGCCGCCGACCCGTCTGCCATGACTGTAGACAACCTTGTGTTTGGCGCAGGCTACTGCAAGCCCGTCATCTCTGAG GGAAGCTTTTACGTGCCCAGTGAGAACTGCCTGCAGAGAGCTCACACGTGGCACCGAAGGCTGTGtcgcctcctgctggtggcaCACAGAGGTCTTCACACCTACCACACGGCCCTGATGAAGGAAATCCCACAGCTCCTGCAGGCGCCCTTAGAGTCAG AGGCATTGCCTGTAGACGAAACTCTCAATCAGCTCACTGCTGCGTTACAG CTGCAGGAAGACCACGAGAAGGTGGCGGAGCAGATCAGCAGGGACGTGAGCCAGCTCTGCACCCAGCTGGCAGCACTGTGGAGCCGCTTCCTTGAGGCTGCTCTGCTCAACCCCCACATCCTGTCCTACCTGGCCCAGGAGCACCACACGCTCAGG GTCAGGAGGTTCTCTGAGGCATACTTCTTCACCGAACACCCCAAAGAGATATCTCTAACTTTCCAGGAGGAACT GATCAACAGGCACGGCCAGATAGCTGCAGAGGTGCGGAGTTCAGACTACCTGACCAAGATGCCTCCTTTACCCGTCGAGTGCCTGGACATTGATGGGGACTGGACCAGTCTGCCCATCATCTTTGAGGACAGATACGTCGAGTGTCCTCAGACAG ATTGGATGTCACATGTGCCAATCAGTGACGGGCAGACCGGCTCGGagcctgtcctccctcctgacagAAACCAGGATGCCAAATCACCAGCAGTACCCCAGGGTCCCTCAGACAATGAGGAGTGCATAGATCTGCCCACCTACGTCTCGCTCATAGCAGAGCAGAGTAGAACCAGCTCGGACATTGGAACGACCGGCGCCGGTCCGTCGGAGGTTCCAAACCTGAAAGAACCAGAGAAACTGGAAAGAGTGGCTGACCAGAACTGTAACGGTCACTTAAGTGAATCCAACAGGACAGAGGTAAAAGAGGACGCCAcgggagacagcagcagaagggagGCGTCCGCTAAAGCCGCGCCATTAGATCATTGCACGAATGAAGCGAATGAGGACGTTCCTCTCCTCGGTCtacctgctgcctgcctgcatcCGCCGACATCTCCACTCGTCTGCGATCCCCAGAGAGAGAACGCCCGTCGAGGAGGCCTGCCGGGCTGCAAGGGGATGAAGCGCTCATCCTCGGTTATTTCTGACTCAGGTATTGAGAGCGAGCCCAGCTCGGTGGCGTGGCCTCTGGACGCTGCCCTGCGAGCCCAGCCGCCTCAAGACTTTTCCAGCGAACTGGAGATCCGTCAGCAGGTAGAGAGCCGCCGCCCGGTTCATCGCACCTCTCTGGAGGGCCTGCAGATGGAGAGCAACGGAAGCCTCCCGAGCGCAGGCATACAGGCGTCGCTGACTTCCATCAGCTCGCTCCCGTACGAGgaggatcagcagcagaggcagctcaGCAAACTGACCAAGTCGGTGTCCGCGCCACAGATAAGCAGCCCCGAAGACGCCGCGGACGACCGCGTGCTTCTCAACCATGACACGAACGGCAAGAGCTTCACACAGCACCAGGATTCATGTAACATCAGCTGCTCTTTGCCAAACGACGACTTCGATCCGCCATCTTTTGCTGATTCAGGTTCAACCACACGCCGCGTTGTCAAtgatgctgctgcctctgagaTGCCGGCCCCTTCGCAGGACCGGCCAGAGGCTCCCGACAGCGCATTGCGGTTGAGCGGTGCCTCTGAAGTCCCGCTTTTACTGGAGTCCACAGAAAGCCCTCATGTGAAGGAAGGAGCCATTATTGGCAGCCGGGGGGAGAATATGAGCCAGCAGACACGCACCAGTGGAGCCAGTTCCCCAGTGGAGCGTGTGCATTTTGTTGAAACGGAAGCCGCGCCCTGCAGCCGTGGAAACAATCCACATGTGCGTAAAAGCTCCAGTGAGGCTGGAGATGAGTCCCAAGGTTTCCAGCAGACTGAGCCGCCTCATGAGCAGGGCCACCTGGATACCTCCCGACCTCCTCTGGAGCTGTCAGAGGTCGAGTGTCCCGGTGACCCACCCAAcaggaccaccagcaccacagagAGGCCCTGCGACCTTACAGGGTTAGTGCTTGATGACAGGACGCCGCCCGCAGACCTCAACGGGGTCTCAGCCAGTGAGAAAGAGCCACTAGACTGTCAGGCTAAACCCTCAAAGATCCCCAACTCGGGTCTGGCCTTCGTGAATAAGAAGATGGTGGAGATGGTCAACATGTCAGTGTCCTGTGCCCCCACCTGTCTGCCCTTTTCCTCTGTTCTGAGAGACTCTCCATCCATCAGTGGACTGTCCCCTCGCCAGGCTACCTCACCAATCACCCATCAGCCCCTCGGCTCCTTTGGCATCATTTCCTCATCGTCGCTCAGTCCCCTCAACATGGACGATGCCACCAATGAAAGGATGCTAAA TTTCTACAAAGCAAAGGAGGAGCTGTTCAAACAGCTGAGCTTCCAGGCCGGCTTGTACAGCGACCTTCCGCTCCTGGCATCTGATTTTCCATATTTCCCCCCCGAGGAAGACGACGAAGAGTTTGATGATGGCATTCACCTGGTGGTGTGTGTCCACGGCCTGGACG GAAACAGTGCAGACCTCCGGCTGGTGAAGACCTTCATTGAGTTAGGGCTACCAGGGTCCCGGCTGGACTTCCTCATGTCTGAAAGAAACCAG acCGACACGTTCGCAGACTTTGACACCATGACTGACAGACTGCTGGACGAGATCATTCAGCACATCCAGCTCTACAACCTCACCATTGGTCGGATGAG CTTCATTGGCCATTCCCTGGGGAACATCATCATACGCTCGGTGTTGACGAGGCCGCGCTTCCGCTGCTATCTTCCCAAACTGCACACTTTCCTCTCGCTGTCGGGGCCACACCTGGGAACGCTGTACAACAACAGCGCGCTGGTCAGCACAG GCCTGTGGTTGATGCAGAAGCTGAAAAAATCCGGATCCTTGCTGCAGCTCACCTTCAGAGATCACGTGGATCCCAGGAAAACCTTCCTCTATCACCTGAGTCAGAAACCAG GGCTCCAGTTCTTCAAAAACGTGGTGCTGGTGGCATCTCCTCAAGACCGATACGTCCCCTTCCACTCTGCCAGAATCGAGATGTGTAAAACGGCTCTCAAAGACAGGACCACAG GGCCCGTTTACACCGAGATGATCAAcaatctgctgcagcctcttgtGGAGGCCAGAGAGTGCCGGCTGATCCGCCAGAACGTGTTCCACGCCCTGCCCAACACGGCCAACACCCTCATCGGCCGCGCCGCCCACATCGCCGTCTTGGACTCTGAGCTCTTCCTGGAAAAGTTCTTCTTGGTTGCGGGACTCAACTACTTCAAATAA
- the fam135b gene encoding protein FAM135B isoform X2, producing MSEVQGTLEFSVELHKFHNVDLFQRGFYQIRAGLKVSPRVPHRLMVTTHDNAEECSFSSPGVYDGAVFSRIFQILYRNEEITVNDCMIFKVHLLLDGERMEEALSEVDFQLKLDLHFTESEQQLAELATVPLISSRTLSLHFHPRRGLHHHVPVMFDYFHLSVISVSIHASLVALHQPLISFARSGKGSWLGKGSPESAADPSAMTVDNLVFGAGYCKPVISEGSFYVPSENCLQRAHTWHRRLCRLLLVAHRGLHTYHTALMKEIPQLLQAPLESEALPVDETLNQLTAALQLQEDHEKVAEQISRDVSQLCTQLAALWSRFLEAALLNPHILSYLAQEHHTLRVRRFSEAYFFTEHPKEISLTFQEELINRHGQIAAEVRSSDYLTKMPPLPVECLDIDGDWTSLPIIFEDRYVECPQTDWMSHVPISDGQTGSEPVLPPDRNQDAKSPAVPQGPSDNEECIDLPTYVSLIAEQSRTSSDIGTTGAGPSEVPNLKEPEKLERVADQNCNGHLSESNRTEVKEDATGDSSRREASAKAAPLDHCTNEANEDVPLLGLPAACLHPPTSPLVCDPQRENARRGGLPGCKGMKRSSSVISDSGIESEPSSVAWPLDAALRAQPPQDFSSELEIRQQVESRRPVHRTSLEGLQMESNGSLPSAGIQASLTSISSLPYEEDQQQRQLSKLTKSVSAPQISSPEDAADDRVLLNHDTNGKSFTQHQDSCNISCSLPNDDFDPPSFADSGSTTRRVVNDAAASEMPAPSQDRPEAPDSALRLSGASEVPLLLESTESPHVKEGAIIGSRGENMSQQTRTSGASSPVERVHFVETEAAPCSRGNNPHVRKSSSEAGDESQGFQQTEPPHEQGHLDTSRPPLELSEVECPGDPPNRTTSTTERPCDLTGLVLDDRTPPADLNGVSASEKEPLDCQAKPSKIPNSGLAFVNKKMVEMVNMSVSCAPTCLPFSSVLRDSPSISGLSPRQATSPITHQPLGSFGIISSSSLSPLNMDDATNERMLNFYKAKEELFKQLSFQAGLYSDLPLLASDFPYFPPEEDDEEFDDGIHLVVCVHGLDGNSADLRLVKTFIELGLPGSRLDFLMSERNQTDTFADFDTMTDRLLDEIIQHIQLYNLTIGRMSFIGHSLGNIIIRSVLTRPRFRCYLPKLHTFLSLSGPHLGTLYNNSALVSTGLWLMQKLKKSGSLLQLTFRDHVDPRKTFLYHLSQKPGLQFFKNVVLVASPQDRYVPFHSARIEMCKTALKDRTTGPVYTEMINNLLQPLVEARECRLIRQNVFHALPNTANTLIGRAAHIAVLDSELFLEKFFLVAGLNYFK from the exons ATGTCTGAAGTACAGGGAACACTGGAGTTTTCTGTGGAGTTGCACAAGTTTCACAATGTGGATCTCTTTCAGCGCGG GTTCTACCAGATCCGGGCAGGACTGAAGGTTTCGCCTCGGGTGCCTCACAGGTTGATGGTGACAACTCATGACAACGCAG AGGAATGCAGCTTCAGCTCGCCGGGGGTTTACGACGGCGCCGTCTTCAGCCGGATATTTCAGATCCTCTACAGAAACGAGGAAATCACGGTCAACGACTGCATGATCTTCAAAGTCCACCTGCTGCTCGATGGAGAAAGG ATGGAGGAGGCGCTGAGCGAAGTGGACTTTCAGCTGAAGCTGGACCTTCATTTCActgagagcgagcagca GCTGGCAGAGTTAGCAACTGTTCCTCTGATCAGCAGCCGGACCCTCAGCCTCCACTTCCACCCCCGGAGAGGCCTCCACCACCATGTCCCGGTCATGTTTGACTACTTCCACCTGTCTGTTATTTCTGTCTCCATACATGCCTCACTGGTTGCCTTACACCAGCCGCTAATCAG CTTTGCACGAAGCGGGAAGGGCTCCTGGCTGGGAAAGGGCTCGCCGGAGAGCGCCGCCGACCCGTCTGCCATGACTGTAGACAACCTTGTGTTTGGCGCAGGCTACTGCAAGCCCGTCATCTCTGAG GGAAGCTTTTACGTGCCCAGTGAGAACTGCCTGCAGAGAGCTCACACGTGGCACCGAAGGCTGTGtcgcctcctgctggtggcaCACAGAGGTCTTCACACCTACCACACGGCCCTGATGAAGGAAATCCCACAGCTCCTGCAGGCGCCCTTAGAGTCAG AGGCATTGCCTGTAGACGAAACTCTCAATCAGCTCACTGCTGCGTTACAG CTGCAGGAAGACCACGAGAAGGTGGCGGAGCAGATCAGCAGGGACGTGAGCCAGCTCTGCACCCAGCTGGCAGCACTGTGGAGCCGCTTCCTTGAGGCTGCTCTGCTCAACCCCCACATCCTGTCCTACCTGGCCCAGGAGCACCACACGCTCAGG GTCAGGAGGTTCTCTGAGGCATACTTCTTCACCGAACACCCCAAAGAGATATCTCTAACTTTCCAGGAGGAACT GATCAACAGGCACGGCCAGATAGCTGCAGAGGTGCGGAGTTCAGACTACCTGACCAAGATGCCTCCTTTACCCGTCGAGTGCCTGGACATTGATGGGGACTGGACCAGTCTGCCCATCATCTTTGAGGACAGATACGTCGAGTGTCCTCAGACAG ATTGGATGTCACATGTGCCAATCAGTGACGGGCAGACCGGCTCGGagcctgtcctccctcctgacagAAACCAGGATGCCAAATCACCAGCAGTACCCCAGGGTCCCTCAGACAATGAGGAGTGCATAGATCTGCCCACCTACGTCTCGCTCATAGCAGAGCAGAGTAGAACCAGCTCGGACATTGGAACGACCGGCGCCGGTCCGTCGGAGGTTCCAAACCTGAAAGAACCAGAGAAACTGGAAAGAGTGGCTGACCAGAACTGTAACGGTCACTTAAGTGAATCCAACAGGACAGAGGTAAAAGAGGACGCCAcgggagacagcagcagaagggagGCGTCCGCTAAAGCCGCGCCATTAGATCATTGCACGAATGAAGCGAATGAGGACGTTCCTCTCCTCGGTCtacctgctgcctgcctgcatcCGCCGACATCTCCACTCGTCTGCGATCCCCAGAGAGAGAACGCCCGTCGAGGAGGCCTGCCGGGCTGCAAGGGGATGAAGCGCTCATCCTCGGTTATTTCTGACTCAGGTATTGAGAGCGAGCCCAGCTCGGTGGCGTGGCCTCTGGACGCTGCCCTGCGAGCCCAGCCGCCTCAAGACTTTTCCAGCGAACTGGAGATCCGTCAGCAGGTAGAGAGCCGCCGCCCGGTTCATCGCACCTCTCTGGAGGGCCTGCAGATGGAGAGCAACGGAAGCCTCCCGAGCGCAGGCATACAGGCGTCGCTGACTTCCATCAGCTCGCTCCCGTACGAGgaggatcagcagcagaggcagctcaGCAAACTGACCAAGTCGGTGTCCGCGCCACAGATAAGCAGCCCCGAAGACGCCGCGGACGACCGCGTGCTTCTCAACCATGACACGAACGGCAAGAGCTTCACACAGCACCAGGATTCATGTAACATCAGCTGCTCTTTGCCAAACGACGACTTCGATCCGCCATCTTTTGCTGATTCAGGTTCAACCACACGCCGCGTTGTCAAtgatgctgctgcctctgagaTGCCGGCCCCTTCGCAGGACCGGCCAGAGGCTCCCGACAGCGCATTGCGGTTGAGCGGTGCCTCTGAAGTCCCGCTTTTACTGGAGTCCACAGAAAGCCCTCATGTGAAGGAAGGAGCCATTATTGGCAGCCGGGGGGAGAATATGAGCCAGCAGACACGCACCAGTGGAGCCAGTTCCCCAGTGGAGCGTGTGCATTTTGTTGAAACGGAAGCCGCGCCCTGCAGCCGTGGAAACAATCCACATGTGCGTAAAAGCTCCAGTGAGGCTGGAGATGAGTCCCAAGGTTTCCAGCAGACTGAGCCGCCTCATGAGCAGGGCCACCTGGATACCTCCCGACCTCCTCTGGAGCTGTCAGAGGTCGAGTGTCCCGGTGACCCACCCAAcaggaccaccagcaccacagagAGGCCCTGCGACCTTACAGGGTTAGTGCTTGATGACAGGACGCCGCCCGCAGACCTCAACGGGGTCTCAGCCAGTGAGAAAGAGCCACTAGACTGTCAGGCTAAACCCTCAAAGATCCCCAACTCGGGTCTGGCCTTCGTGAATAAGAAGATGGTGGAGATGGTCAACATGTCAGTGTCCTGTGCCCCCACCTGTCTGCCCTTTTCCTCTGTTCTGAGAGACTCTCCATCCATCAGTGGACTGTCCCCTCGCCAGGCTACCTCACCAATCACCCATCAGCCCCTCGGCTCCTTTGGCATCATTTCCTCATCGTCGCTCAGTCCCCTCAACATGGACGATGCCACCAATGAAAGGATGCTAAA TTTCTACAAAGCAAAGGAGGAGCTGTTCAAACAGCTGAGCTTCCAGGCCGGCTTGTACAGCGACCTTCCGCTCCTGGCATCTGATTTTCCATATTTCCCCCCCGAGGAAGACGACGAAGAGTTTGATGATGGCATTCACCTGGTGGTGTGTGTCCACGGCCTGGACG GAAACAGTGCAGACCTCCGGCTGGTGAAGACCTTCATTGAGTTAGGGCTACCAGGGTCCCGGCTGGACTTCCTCATGTCTGAAAGAAACCAG acCGACACGTTCGCAGACTTTGACACCATGACTGACAGACTGCTGGACGAGATCATTCAGCACATCCAGCTCTACAACCTCACCATTGGTCGGATGAG CTTCATTGGCCATTCCCTGGGGAACATCATCATACGCTCGGTGTTGACGAGGCCGCGCTTCCGCTGCTATCTTCCCAAACTGCACACTTTCCTCTCGCTGTCGGGGCCACACCTGGGAACGCTGTACAACAACAGCGCGCTGGTCAGCACAG GCCTGTGGTTGATGCAGAAGCTGAAAAAATCCGGATCCTTGCTGCAGCTCACCTTCAGAGATCACGTGGATCCCAGGAAAACCTTCCTCTATCACCTGAGTCAGAAACCAG GGCTCCAGTTCTTCAAAAACGTGGTGCTGGTGGCATCTCCTCAAGACCGATACGTCCCCTTCCACTCTGCCAGAATCGAGATGTGTAAAACGGCTCTCAAAGACAGGACCACAG GGCCCGTTTACACCGAGATGATCAAcaatctgctgcagcctcttgtGGAGGCCAGAGAGTGCCGGCTGATCCGCCAGAACGTGTTCCACGCCCTGCCCAACACGGCCAACACCCTCATCGGCCGCGCCGCCCACATCGCCGTCTTGGACTCTGAGCTCTTCCTGGAAAAGTTCTTCTTGGTTGCGGGACTCAACTACTTCAAATAA